The segment TCTCTGCTCATACCGATCGATGGCGCGCGGCGAGTGGTAAACTCGCCGGTTCTCCGCCGATGCTACACCGGCGATGGATCGTAGTCGATCTCGATCGGGCCGTCGCGGATCCGGACGTCGAGACCGTCGATCTCCCGGATGTCGACCTCGTCCCCGCAGGGTTCGAACCGCACGTCGACGTGGTCGTCGCTGAGTGCGGACTCCCGGAGCAGTTCGCTCTCGAACTCGGACTCGTTGGCCGGCGGGGCGATCACGTCGCTCGGCGTCGCGGATTCGCCGCATTGGGGACAGACGCCGATCTCGGCGACGAGCGCCCTGATTCGCGTGAGTTCGCGCTCAGCGACGGCGCCACTGAGCTCGTAGCTCAGCCGACGGACGTTGATGATCCTGTTGCCGGCCATGTCATTACGGTAAACTTACATATTAATATAGACATCGGCTGCGATCGCCGGTCCGACGCCCGCCCTACGACTCGGCGCTACAGACCAGCGTCGGACGCCTCGTTCCGACGATCACGTCCTGCGTGACGCTACCGAAGATCGCCTTGCCCGTCGGACTGCGGTCCCGTCCCGCGACGCAGATGCAGTCGGCGTCGCGTCGCTCGGCCGTGTCCAGGAGACACAGCGCGGGGTCGCCCTGCGCACCCTCGGCCCGCACGTCGACCCCCGCCTCCTCGAGCGCCGACCGGGCCTCCGCGACCGATTCGACGTCCTCGACCGATCCCTCGTCGTCCTCGAGGACGTGGACGAGGGTCGCCCGGATCTCCTCGTGTCCCGGCAGCCCGGTGATGGCGTTCGTCTGTGCGAGCGCGCGGTCGACGTTCGCGTCCACCCCGACGACGATCTCGTACATGCCTCCCCCTACGAACTCCTCCGATTTAGCTCCCGGTGACGTACCGATCGAGATCCGCGAGGAACCGTTCGAGGACGCCGCGGGTGACGTGGGGCATACAGACCACGCGCAGCTCGCCCGCGCCGGTCCGCGAGATCCGCCAGCCGGCCTCGCGCAGCGCGTCGAACGAGACCTCGGGAACGTCCGCGGCGACGATCGGCAGCTCGGGCTCGACGACGTCGAGTCCGCGAGCCGCGCACTCCTCCGCGAGCCACTCGGCGTTCGCCCGCGCGCGTTCGTACTCCTCTCGGTAGCCGTCGGGCCAGAGCGCCTCGCAGGCGGCGACGGTGCTCGCCACGCCCGCCCCGCTTCGCGTCCCCGTCAACGAGATCTGGCTCCGCGACTCCAGATAGGGGGTCTCGACCGCGAGCGCGTCGAGGGTGCGCTGCTCGCGCGCGAGAAAGCCGCCCGCGGGTACCGCGGCCCGGCCGAGCTTATGGGGGTCGATGGTCATCGTGTCGATCCGGGCGTCGGCGAAGCTCCACTCGCGGTCGGCGAAGGGGAGGTAGAACCCGCCCCAGGCGGCGTCGACGTGCATGCGCACGTCCCGTTCCTCGGCCAGCGCGGCGATCTCGGGGATGGGGTCGACCCGGCCGTACTCGGTGGTGCCCGCGACCGCGACGACCAGCGCCGTCTCCGCGTCGATCGCCGCCTCGAGCGCCGCGAGGTCGGCCCGGCCGTCGACCGTCGGCACGAGCCGAAGCTCCACGCCCAGGAGTTCCGCCGCCTTCCGGAAGCTGAAGTGGGCGCTCTCGGGAGCGACGACGTTGACGTCGCCCGCTGTGAGGTTGCGCGCGGCCCGGACCGCCTGGATGTTCGCCTCGGTACCGCCACTGGCGACGTAGCCGTGGGGCTCCGCCAGGGAGGCGATCTCGCCCAGGAGCTCGATCGCTCGCTCCTCGAGTTCGGCGACGCCCGCGTACGTGGCCGGATCGCCCGGGTTCGTCGCGAGGAAGCGCTCGGCCGCCTCGCGTGCGTCGGGGTGTGGCGGCGTACACATCGACGAGAGCACGCGATCGAACGACTGTGGCTTCGGCGCCGACTCGGCCCGCTGCATACCCGTACGACCCACCGAGGCGTTTAGCCGCTTTCGTTCCCGGTCCCGTCTCGCCGAAACCGCCTGAAAAGACCCGATACGCGGCCGGGAAACTGAGCGGGCCTTGCGTCTCCCGGCACCGAGACTAAACGGTATGCGACCATCGTTTGATTCGCAATGGCACTGTCAAACGACGACGAGCACGGAGAAGAGCTAGAGGAAGCCAAAGAGAGCGCCGAGGCGGCGTTCGATCCGATGGCCGAGCCGGTAGTGTTCGCGGCGATCGCGTCCATCGCGTTCTCCTGGTACCTCTACTACATCAAGGGAGACAAGACCCACGGCCTCTTCGTCGGCCTGTGGGCGCCGACGCTGTTCGGTGCCGCGAACTACTTCAAGAACCTCCGGGTCGCCGAGAAGCTCGACGCTGGCCTCTCCTTCCAGTAGACCCGCGACCGATCCGCCTTCAGCGGATCGAATCGAGAAGCAACTTTTGTTCTATGCGCTTTGCCTCGTGCTGAACGTCACGAACCGCGTCGATGTTCGCGCTGATCGAGCTCACGCCGGCGTTGACGAGGAACTGCACCATCTTGGGCTTCGAGCCCGCCTGCCCGCAGATGCTCGTCTTCACGCCGTGTTCCCGGCAGGTCTCGATGGTGCTGCCGATCAACTCTAGAACGGCGGGGTGGAGCTCGTCGAACCGGTCCGCGACGTGTTCGTTGTTGCGGTCGACCGCGAGCGTGTACTGGGTGAGGTCGTTGGTACCGAACGAGGCGAAGTCGATGCCCGCCTCAGCCATTCCCTCGATGCCCAGCGCGCTCGCGGGCGTCTCGATCATCACGCCCCAGGAACGCTTCTCCGAGTCGATGCCTGCCTCCTCCATTAGCCGGCGGGCGGCGCGGACGTCGTTCGCGTCGTTGACCAGGGGGAACATGATCTCGACGTTGTCGTAGCCCATCTCGTAGAGCCGCTTGAACGCTCGGAGCTCGTGTTCGAACACGTCGGGTCGATCGAGGCTCCGCCGGATGCCCCGATAGCCGAGCATCGGGTTGTGCTCGTGGGGCTCGTCCTCGCCACCCTCGAGCTGACGGAACTCGTCGGTCGGCGCGTCGAGGGTTCGAACGCGGACGGGCCGCGGGTAGAACTCGTCGGCCACCGCCCGGATCCCCTGGACGATCTCGTCGACGTAGGCCTTCTCGCCGTTGTCGGCGATGTATTTCCCCGGCGTCTTGCCGAGCGAGAGGACCATGTGCTCGAGCCGGAGCAGGCCGACCCCGTCGGCCCCCGTCGCGGCGGCGCGCTCCGCGGCTTCCGCTATGGAGACGTTCACCTTCACCTCGGTGGCGGTCATCGGCTTCACGGGCGTCTCGGGGCGGACCTCCTCGACCGCCTCCCGTTTCACCCGCTCTTCGTCCTCGTCGCTCGCGACCGCGCCCGCCTCGACGCTGCCGCGCTCGCCGTCGATGGTGATGCGCTGGCCGTCCTCGATGACCGTGGTGGCGTTGCCGGTGCCGACCACGGCGGGAACGCCGAGCTCGCGCGAGACGATCGCCGCGTGGGAGGTCATCCCGCCCTCGTCGGTGACGATCCCGACGGCGCGTTTCATCGCCGGCACCATGTCCGGCGTCGTCATCTCCGTGACGATGATGTCGCCCTCCTCGACCTTGTCGAGCTGGTCGAGCTTGGTGACGATCCGGGCCGTCCCGCTCACCGTTCCCGGGCTCGATCCGAGTCCGTGGACGAGCTCCTCGCCCTCGGCCGGCTCGTCGTGTCCGCGTTCCTCGCGCTCCGCGAACTCGCCGCTCTGTCCCTGAGCCTGGCCGTTGCCGTCTGCGATCCCCTCCCGACCGCTCGAGTCGGCCTCCTCGATCTCGCCTCCGGCGATCGTCGTGATCGGTCGCGACTGGAGCATGAAGACGTCCCCGTCGGCGATCGCCCATTCGACGTCCTGCGGGGTCTCGTAGTGGCTTTCGACGCGCTCGCCGAGTTCGATCAGCTCCGCGAGCTCGTCGTCATCGAGCACGCGCTCGGTCCGTTTTCCCTCGGGAACCTCGCGTTCGACCGTCTCGCCGCTCTCCTCGTCGCGGACGCACATCAGCTTCTTCGTGGCGATCGTCTCCTCCTCCACGCGGCCGGTCTCGCGATCGAGGACGTAGTTATCGGGCGAGACCGAGCCCGAGACGACCGCCTCGCCGAGTCCCCACGCGGCCTCGACGATGATCCGGGGGTCGCCCGTCGAGGGGTGGCTGGTGAACATCACGCCGCTCTTCTCCGCGTCGACCATCCGCTGGACGACGACCGCGATGTTCACCTCCTCGGCGTCGAACCCCTGCCGTTTGCGGTAGTAGATCGCTCGCTGGGTGAACAACGACGCCCAACACTCCTTGACCCGATCGAGCAGTCCCTCGCGGTCGACGTTGAGGAAGGTCTCCTGCTGGCCGGCGAAGGAGGCGTCGGGCAGGTCCTCGGCGGTCGCCGAGGAGCGCACGGCGACGAACGGTTCGTCCTCGAAGGCGTCGTACGCACTGAGGACCTCCTCGCGCAGCTCCTCGGGAAACGACGTCCCGAGGATGAGCTCCTTCGCACGCTCCGCGGCGCCGGCGAGGGCCTTGGAGTCCTCGACGTCGACGTCGACGGCGGCGTCGAGTTCCCCGTCGATCCCGGCGTTCTCGACGAACTCGCGGTAGGTCCCCGCGGTGACGATGAACGCCGACGGAACCGGAAGCCCCGCACCCGTCAGCTCCCCCAGCGAGGCGCCCTTCCCGCCGACGGTCTCGAGGTCGTCCGAACCGATGTCCTCCAGCCAGGTTACTGCCATTTACGTTCGGGAGCACACCGAGGCCGGTAAAGAAGGTTGCGACCGTGTCGAACTTTCGTGTAACAAACCACTCGAATCCGAGTGAACCTCGGCTACGCCTCGACGATCTCTTCCTCGCCCGAGTCGGGAAGCCGGAGCGTCCCCGAGAGCGCGCTCTCGGCCCGGCCGCCGACCCGAACCGCCCCGTCGACCCGAACGCGGACCTCGCCCGGCCGGTCGAGGAAGTGACCCTGCTCGAAGCACATCTCGTCGGGGAGGTCGTCGCCGAACGCATCGAACCGACGGAGGTACGCACCCGCCGCTCCGCTGGCCGTGCCCGTCACCGGGTCCTCGGGGATTCCCGCGGACGGCACGAACGCCCGGGCGTGGAGCGTCGAGTCGGTTCCGAGCGTGTCGAAGGTGAACGCGTAGAGGCCGGCCGCGTCGACCGCCGAACAGAGGGCCTCGATCGCACCGTGGTCGGGCTCGACGTCGCCGAGGGTCGCGAGGAAGTTCACCGGCACGACCAGGAAGGGGAGCCCGGTCGAGGCGACCGCCAGCGGCAGGTCCCTCCCGACGTCAGCGAGCGCCGCGGGATCGATCCCCAGCGCGGCCGCGACCCGCTCGTAGTCGAGGTCGACGCGCTCGACGCTCGGCTCGTCCTGGCTCATCCAGACGACGCCCGCCTCGGTGACCTCGACGTCGAGCACCCCGACGTTCGTCTCCAGGCTGTGGGTACCCGCGTCGATCTCCCCCTCCTCGAAGAGGCGGGCGTGGCTCGCGATCGTCGCGTGACCACAGAGATCCACCTCCGTGGCGGGCGTGTAGTAGCGGATCCGACGGTCCGCACGGTCGCTCTCGGTCAGGAACGCGGTCTCGCTCACCGCGAGTTCGCGCGCGACCGCCAACCGCTGGTCGTCGGTCAGTCCCCCCGCCTCGGGGACGACCCCCGCGGCGTTGCCCGAGAGCGGCTCGTCGGTGAACGCGTCGACGACGGCGACGCGGAGCGCTCGGCTCTCCTCGGTCATCCTCGGGGGGATGTGCGCCGACACAATAGGTGTACGGTTCGAACCCGTGATCGGGCGGCGTCCGGCCGCTTCTCAGAGGGCCGCCTGCCTCCCGTCCGCCGATCGGACCGCCCGACGGACCTCGGGGATCGGATCGAGCGTCCGGTCGGTGTCGCCGAGGACGAACAGCGCGTAGTAGCGCAGATACGTTCGGATCGGCACCTGGATCAGGAGCGCGGCGAGGATCAACAGGGCGACGAACGGCAGCCCGAGGACGACCGCGACGGCCACGAGCAGCGTCTCCGCGGCCAGCAGCGCGACGGCACCGACGACGACGGCGAGCGGGATCACGAGGACGACCGCGACGACGGCCAGCAGGAGTCCGAAGACGATCCCGGCGACGACCTCGAGTACGAGGGCGGCGATCGCGTAGGCGAGATACTGCCTCCACGCCCCGACGAGCGTCGACCGGAACGCACGCCACCCCGCGATCACGCCGGAATCGCGCACGAGCATGACGGGAACGACGAACGCGGTGGTGAAGGCGTCGACGACCGCGACGAGGACGAGCGCGAGGCCACTCACGAACGCGGCGAGCGCGAACAGGAGCCCGCCTACCTCGGCCGTGGGGAGCGTCCCGGCGGCGAGCAGCCCCGATCCCGCGACGACGGCGATCGCCAGCAGGCTCACGATCCCCAGCGCCACCCGGAAGCCGAACAGCCGGAGCCCCTGCTCGAAGTGGCCGCGGGCGTAGCCCCAGAACCGCACCTCGTCGGTCCGCAGCGACTCGACGAAGACGAACTCCATGACCGAGCCGACGAGCAGGAACGCGAGACCGACCGCGAGGACGGCCCCGACGAGCAGCCCGATGGCGAACAGGTTCTCGACCAGGAACCCCCGGACGATCTCGAGATCCGAACCCGAGGCGGGTTCGGCGCCGCCGGTGCCGCCCGTCCCGCCGCCGCCCGGAACGCTCGTCCCGCCGACGAAGAGGACGATCACCGCGAGCACCGATAGCCGTTTGATCGAGAACGGCGTGAGAAACTCGCGGGTCGCGACCCACGCATCCTCGAGATCGTCGATCGCGTACAGCGCCATACGCGTCGTTCATCCGGTTTCAGTAAAACAGTACCGACCGGTGACAGCTCCGTGCCGCCCGAGAACCGTCGAGCTCCGCCGCAGAACGGAGTTCGACGCCGTTTCACGCCCGCTCGCTTCCATCGAACGACGCCCGGCGGCACTTCACGGCGAGCGCGCTCCGTCGGTCATCGGTCGGACCCCCGACGGTCGGATAGGCGTACCGTCGGGTCCGTGGGCCGGTCGAGCCGTCCGTCTCCGATCGAGGACGCTACTCGAACTCTCCCTCCCTGATCTCCGACTCCGGGCGGGCCGCCATCTGGACCCGTTGTCGGGGAAGGAAGTGGGCGAGGTCGGTCGTGGTGACGATGCCGACGGGCCTGCCCTCCTCGGTGACCGGGAGCTTCTTGACCTGGTTCTTGCCCATCAGTTCACCGGCCCTGCGCACGGTGTCGGTCGGCCTCGCGGTGACGACGGGACTCGACATTAGCTCGCGAACGGACATCCTCGCCGGATCGTGTTCCTCGACGATGCTGGCCACGACGTCGGTCTCGGTGATGATCCCCTCGATGCGGTCCTCGCCGACGACGAGCGACCCGATCCCCCGTTCAGTGAGCGCGCGGGCGGCCGAGGCGACGGTCGCGTCAGCGTCGATCGATCGGGGTGGGGTCGTCATGATCTCGTCGACGGTGGTTTCGATCTCGCTCATCGGAACGGGGTAGGACGACCGCCCACATTAACCTAATGATCGTTAACGACATACTCGCCCGGGTACCGCGGCAACGGGATCGAAGGGAGGGATTCGACTCGATGAGGCACCACTCCTCGCGATCGCATTACCCCCGTCGTCTCTCCTCCACGAGCTCGACTTCGGAGAGCGGACACTCCGCATACAGCTCGATTGCGAACTTCTGGAGCGTGGAGACCGACGGAGACGGGCTGCCCTCACCTTCCGCGAGCCTCCTCGCACACGTGGCTATCTCCTCATGGAACCGTCCCGAATACCGGAGTCCCAGATCGGTATCCACGATCCCCTTCTCGCCGTCCGCGTCGACGAACGTTATCTGTAGCATGACGGTTCTCTCTACCGGATGTATACGTTAATCGTACATATCTCTGATGGTTCCGAGCGGCGACGTCGACCGGCGTCCACGGTCGGTACGACGCTCGTCCCGGGGTTCGGGGTTGACCCAGACGACTTAACTCCGGTCCAGTCGTGCATCCGGCCGTAATGTCCGACCTCCCCGACGAGTTCAAGTGCACCATCACCAACTGGGAGTACATCTACGGTCTCTGTCGCGCGGTGAGCACCGACGTCAAACGCTCGGAGTTCGAGCCCGACGTCGTCGTCGCGCTGGCCCGGGGCGGCTGGTTCGCGGGTCGGTGCATCTGTGACTTCCTCGGTCTGGACGATCTGACGAGCCTGAAGATGGAACACTACGTCGGCACGGCCCAGGCGAGCGACGAGCCCCAGATCCGCTACCCCATGCCCGAGGGATCGGTCGAAGGCAAGGACGTACTCATCATCGACGACATCGCCGACACCGGCGGCTCGATCGAGCGCGCCCACGAATACGTCACCGAACGCGACGCCAACGAGGTACGCACCGGCACGCTCCAGCTGCTCCAGACCAGCGAGTTCGAGCCCGACTTCGTCGGCGAACGCCTCGAGGAGTGGGCCTGGGTCGTCTATCCCTGGAACTTCATCGAGGACATGATCGACCTGATCGGCGGCGTGATGGAGAAGGGCGACGGCGAGACGTTCTCCCCCGAGGAGATCCGCCAACTGCTCGGGGAGTTCCACCAGGTCGAGCGCATCCAGATGGAGATCGCCCAGCCCAACCGGCTGAACGAGGTGCTCGTCGAGATGGAGCGCCGTGACGCCATCGAGCGCAACGGCGCAAACGAGTGGCGTCTCCTCGACGACTGAACGGAGCGCTCGGCCATCGATCCGTCCGGCCGGCGGCCGAACGCCGGGAGAACGAGGTTCGGGAGTTTTGGTCGGTCGCCGGCGGTTTCGGCGGTTCGTCGCTTCGTCTCGCCCCGGGAATCGAATCGTACCTGGCGGCAGGAAGCGTTCCGGCCATCGAGATCTCCCTGGATCCTCGACGGACCCGGTCCGTGCTCGACGTCGTCGCTCGTGGCACGGACGGGCCGATTCCGTGTTCAGTCGCCGTACTCGTCCTCGATGACGACGGTGCCCCGTGCGTCGACCAGCGCGAGCGTACCGCCGTCGCGGGTGAGCTCGCTAGGTTCGAACTGGACCACTATCGTGCTGTCGCTCCCGACCTCGGTGCCCTCCGGGAAGACGTACTCCCCGCCCTGGGTCGTCGTGACCGACCAGCCGCTCAGGTCGATCGAACGATCGTGGCTGTTCAACAGCTCCGTCGAGTGGGGGGGCCGCTCCTCCGCGTCCTCGTAGGCGATCTCGACGAACGTGAACTCCGCGGCGTCGTACTCCTGGATCGGCTCGTCGGCCTCGTCGGTCTCGTTCTCGTCGGTCTCGTTGCCCTCGCCGTCCGACTCGTTCGGGTCGTCGATCGATGCGTCGTCCGTGTCGCCATCGTCGCTCGTTCCGTTACCCGCGTCCCCGTCCGTATCGGACGTGCCGCCGCTCTCGTCGCCCTCGTCGTCGGCCGCCTCGGTCGCATCGTCCTCATCGGTCGTGTCGTCCACATCGGCCGTGCCGTCTTCATCGTCCCCGTCGGCGGCTGGTTCGGCGTCGTTCCCTTCCTCGTCCGTGTCGGATTCGTCCTCGTCAGTGGGCGGTTCGACGTCGTTCGCCGAACTCGAGGTCGGCGGATCGTCCTCGTCCGCGTCCTCCTCGACGGTCGACTTCTGGTCGCCCTCGTCTCGTTCGTCGGTCGGCTCCTCGGTCTCCTCGGGACCGTCCTCTCCTCCCACGGTGTCGGCGTCGGCGGGGCCGTTGCCCCCCCAGCCGGCACACCCCGATAACGTCGCCATCAGCACGACAACGACGACCACGATCGTTTGTCCGTTGTTCGCCCACTTCATACGGTACTGCGCTCCATTATATTATGCAATACAAAACAGTATACAATTAATGTATCGATTAGTGTAATCTATTTGGCGTTCCGTGTGCTTCACGAGGAGATTCCGGTCGGGACCGAACCGTTTAGGCCCGCTCCCGCACGACGGCGAAGTATGATCGGTTTCATCGGCGGGAGTGGGATCTACGACGCACTGCCGCTCGAGAACACCCGCGAGGAGGAGATCGACACGCCCTACGGCGAACCGAGCGCGCCCGTGACGATCGGCGAGTTCGGGACGACGGGGAGGGAGGTCGCCTTTCTCCCGCGCCACGGCCCGGACCACGGCGCCTCTCCGACGGACCTCCCCTATCGCGCGAACATGTACGCACTCAAGACGGTCGGCGTCACCCACGTCTTCGCCTCGAACGCCGTCGGCTCGCTGCGCGAGGACCTGGAGCCGGGCACGCTCGTGATCCCCGATCAGATCTTCGACCGGACGCGCCATCGGGAGATGTCGTTCTACGGCGACGGCGTCGTCGTCCACCAGCCGTTCACACGGCCCTACAGTCCGTCGCTGGTCGATCACCTCACGGAGGCCGCGACCGAGGCGACGGACGCGGACGTCGCGAAGGGCGGGACCTACGTCTGCATCGAGGGGCCGCAGTACTCCACTCGCGCCGAGAGCGAGTTCTACCGCGCACAGGGCTGGGATCTGGTGGGCATGACCGCGATCCCGGAGGCGAAACTCGCCCGCGAGGCCGAGATCGCCTACGCGACCGTCGCGGGCGTCACGGACTACGACGTCTGGAAGGAGGACAGCGAGGTCACCCTCGAGGAGGTGCTCGAGAACGCCGAGCGCAACCAGAACGCGATCGAGGCAACCGTCGAGGAGGCGATCCGGACCCTGCCCGAGGACCACGAGTGTCCGGCCCACTCCTCGCTCGAGGGGACGGTCAACACCCCCTCGAAGGCGATCCCTGAAGGAACGCGCGAGCGCGTCGAACCGTTGCTCGGAGAGTACCTCTGAACGTGGCTCCTAGAGCGGTGCGGTCGCTACGTCGACCTGGTTCGGTCTCGTTCGGTCGCTGGCAGGCCCCTCACTTACCTCGGACGTAGCTCAGCGCCGAGACGTACTCCTCGGGGTCGACGCGTCCCTCGGTCTCGGTGAGTCGCTCCTGGATCTTCGTGGGAGACATGTGTTATCATACTACTCGACCCCTCATAACTGTACTGGTGAACGTTAGCACGGTTCGCGCGTCGGGGCCCGTTGACGAGCGCCACTGCGACGGGAGAACACGAGCGTGTACTCGAAGCCATCCCCGTCGACGAAGCCGCTCGACTCGGAAGGTGGACGGCGGTGGCGATCGCTAGCTCGACACGAACCACTTCCTATCCGCGATACGCGTCGTCGCCTCTCGCCTCGTCCGGTACGAGGCGAGCTACGACGGCTCGTTCTCGGTGGGCTCAGTCCGCGACCGCCTCGTTCGCCTCGCTCACCGCAGCCGGGTTCCGGATCCAGAGGTCGCCGAACAGCTCGTCCTGCTGGAGGCGGACCTGGCCCCGGTGGGAGAGGAAGAGCAGCGCGAGGAACGTCTCCACGCGCGAACCGCCGGTGGTCTCGATCTCCGCGAACAGCACCTCGTCGCGGCCGGCGCTGTACTGGTCGTCGAGCGCCTCGTACACCCGGTCGATGGTCTCCTCGATGTCCTCGCCGTGGGCCGTCCCGGTGACGTCATCGGCGGTGGGCTCGTCCTCGGCGCGGAACTCGTCGGCCGAGTGGTAGTCGAGCGTCTGGGTGCCCCGCTGGAACCCGCGCGGCGAACCGCTGGTGTCGTACTCCCGGGACTCCTTCCACCACGAGTCGCGCTCGGCGTCGCGAAGCTCCCTCACCAGCTCGTCGAGCGTCTCGGGCGACCCGCGGGCCTGTTTGCGCTCGAGACGTCGCTCCATCTCCGCCTCGAGGCCCGCGATCGGGTCCTCCGCGGGCGGGGCATCGGGATCGTCCATTCCCATGCCCATCCCCAGCTCGGCCTCCCAGTCGTCGAACGCTTCCTCCTCCTCTTGCTCGTCCGACGCGAGCATCTCGTCGCTCTTCATCCGGAGCAGGACGCTCGCGTAGAACAGCGCTCTGCCCGAGGTCCGCAGGTCCGCGGCGTCGAGCTTCGCGAGGAAGGCGTCGGTCACCTCGACGATGTCGATGTCCCAGGGCTCGATCTCGCCCTCCTCGGCGAGCTGGACGAGCAGCTCGACGGGCTCGACGGCGTCGTCGTCCTCGGTCGTCGGCGGAGGCGCGGCGTCGAGATTCGCGTCAGTCATCGGCGGGTGCCACCTCCCCGGCGAGGTCGATCCCGGTGACCGCGCTGACGTTGTTCTCCTGCATCGTGACGCCGATCGCGCGCTCGGAGCGCTCGAGCATCGCCGAGCGGTGCGAGACGACGATGAACTGGGCGTCGTCAGCGAGCTCGTCGACCAACTCGCCGACGCGTTCGGCGTTCGCGGCGTCGAGGAACGCGTCGACCTCGTCGAGCGCGTAGAACGGCGCGGGGTTGTAGCGTTGGATGGCGAAGATGAACGCCAGGGCGGTGAGCGACTTCTCGCCGCCGCTCATCGCGTCGAGACGCTGGACGGGCTTGTCGCCGGGTTGGGCCTTCATCGTCAGTCCGCCCTCGAAGGGATCCTCCTCGTCCTCGAGGTGGAGCTCGCCGGTCCCCGCCGAGAGCCGTTCGAAGATCTCCTGGAACTGCTCGTCGATCGCCTCGTAGGCGTCCATGAACGTCTGGCGCTTCTGGCGCTCGTAGGACTCGATCCGATCCGTGATTCCCTCCCGTTCCTCGACCAGCACCTCCTTTCGCTCTTGGAGCTCCGAGAGGTCGGCTTCGACCGCGTCGTACTCGTCGATCGCGAGCATGTTCACCGGCTCGAGCGCCTCCATCTCGCCCTCCAGGCGGTCGATCGTCGACTCGACCTCGTCGTGGTCGGGGATCGCCTCCGGGTCGTACTCGCCGACCTCGCTCTCGAGATCGTGAACGTCCATCTCGAGGCGCTTCGCGCTCGCCTCGAGGCTCTCGAGGCGGTTCTCGACCGAGGAGACCTCCTCGCGAACCTCGTCGCGGGCGTCGCTCGCCTCGCCGAGCGTCCCGCGTAGCTCGCGGCGCTCCTCCTTTCGCTCCTGGAGCTCCTCCTCGAGCTCCTCGACCGCCTCGCGTTTCTCCTCGAGCAGCGCCTCCTGCTCCTCGATCCCCTCCTCGAACTCCGCGATACGCTCGCGCTTCGCCTCGGCGCGCTCCTCGGCCTCCTCGACGCGTTCCTCGAGGTCGTCGATCGCCTCCTCCGCGTACCCCTTCTCGAGCTTGAGTTCGCTGAGGCGGGCGTCGTGGTCGTCGATCTCCTCCTCGAGGTCCGCGATCTCCGCGTCGATACCGTCGAGCTTCGCCGTCAGCTCCGGGATTCGCGAGTCGGCGAGCTCGGTCTCGAGCTCGTCGATCTCCCCCTCGAGCTCGTCGATCTCCGCCTTCGCGCGTGCGATCGACGACTCGATCTCGCTCATCCGCTCGTCGACCTCCCCGCGGTCGGACTCGAGTTCCGCGATCTCCTCCTCGAGCTCGTCGATTTTCGCCTCCCGCTCCGCTCGTTCCTCGCGTTTTCGCTCGATGTCGCTCTCGATCTCGCGCACCTGCTCCGCGGCGTCGGACTTGCGATCGCGCGCGCCGTCGAGGCGCTCCTTGACGCCCCGCAGGTCGGCGCGGACCGATTCGCGTTCGTCCTGTAGATCGGTGATCGCCTCGGCCACACGCTCGAGTTGGCCCTTACCCGACTTCGAGAAGGAGTAGCGCGAGCCGCTGGTGCTGCCGCCGGTCATCGCGCCGCTCTTCTCGACGAGCTCCCCCTCCAGCGTGACCAGCCGGTAGTCGCCCATCAGATCACGAGCGGTGTCG is part of the Halalkalicoccus sp. CG83 genome and harbors:
- a CDS encoding phosphoribosyltransferase, with product MSDLPDEFKCTITNWEYIYGLCRAVSTDVKRSEFEPDVVVALARGGWFAGRCICDFLGLDDLTSLKMEHYVGTAQASDEPQIRYPMPEGSVEGKDVLIIDDIADTGGSIERAHEYVTERDANEVRTGTLQLLQTSEFEPDFVGERLEEWAWVVYPWNFIEDMIDLIGGVMEKGDGETFSPEEIRQLLGEFHQVERIQMEIAQPNRLNEVLVEMERRDAIERNGANEWRLLDD
- the mtnP gene encoding S-methyl-5'-thioadenosine phosphorylase, producing MIGFIGGSGIYDALPLENTREEEIDTPYGEPSAPVTIGEFGTTGREVAFLPRHGPDHGASPTDLPYRANMYALKTVGVTHVFASNAVGSLREDLEPGTLVIPDQIFDRTRHREMSFYGDGVVVHQPFTRPYSPSLVDHLTEAATEATDADVAKGGTYVCIEGPQYSTRAESEFYRAQGWDLVGMTAIPEAKLAREAEIAYATVAGVTDYDVWKEDSEVTLEEVLENAERNQNAIEATVEEAIRTLPEDHECPAHSSLEGTVNTPSKAIPEGTRERVEPLLGEYL
- a CDS encoding ScpA family protein, whose product is MTDANLDAAPPPTTEDDDAVEPVELLVQLAEEGEIEPWDIDIVEVTDAFLAKLDAADLRTSGRALFYASVLLRMKSDEMLASDEQEEEEAFDDWEAELGMGMGMDDPDAPPAEDPIAGLEAEMERRLERKQARGSPETLDELVRELRDAERDSWWKESREYDTSGSPRGFQRGTQTLDYHSADEFRAEDEPTADDVTGTAHGEDIEETIDRVYEALDDQYSAGRDEVLFAEIETTGGSRVETFLALLFLSHRGQVRLQQDELFGDLWIRNPAAVSEANEAVAD